The stretch of DNA GGATGCTCCTGGGCGGTGCGCGGCGCCCGCGTGAGAAGACGATCGAGCGCCTCACCGTGACCCCCGACGATCAGCGACAGCGAACTCTGGGACAGCAGCGCGACTATCACATCGTGGTCGCCCGAGTTGACCGCGTGCTCGAGCGCCACCAGCGAATCCCCGAACTCCGCATGCCAGTGCGCGGCGGTGAGTTCGAGATGCTCCACCTCGACGTGTCCGATCCGGCTGATCTCCGCCCGCAGATAGCTGCGCAGCAGGGGGTGGTACCGGTAGTGGGTGGGGGATTCGTCGATTCGGCTGATCAGAAAATTGTGGTGTTCGAGCCAGTCCACCTTGTCGTGCGCGTCGGTGCATCCGGTGAGGACCTCCGCGAACTCGGTCGTGAACGATTCGGGCACGGACGTCCGGAGGAGGAACTCGCGCATCTCGTCGGTCTGGCCGGCGAGAACTTCCTCGATGAGATAGTCGGCTACCGCTCGGCGGGTACCGGAGAACTCGGCGATCAACCGGCTCGGATCGGTGTGGCCTTCCAAAGACATTCCAGCCAAACGAATTCCGGCGGCCCAACCCTCGGTGCGATCCATGAGGGCGTCCAGGTCGCCGGGATCCAGCCGGACGCCGTGCTCGGTGAGCATCGCAGCGGCCTCGTCGGCAGTGAAGGCGAGATCGCGTGCCGTGACGGTGAAGAGCTTGCCGTCCAGCCGAAGTCGCTGCAACGCGAGGGGCGGTTCGAACCGTCCGCAGATGATCGTCCGGAGCATCGGCGGCTGCCAGCGCATGAACGACTCGAGATCGTTGAGGATGTCGGTGTCGCGGAGCAGGTGGGCGTCGTCGATCACCAGCCAGATGTTCTCCCCGAGTTCATTCAGTTGCGCAGACAGCCGGGCACCCAGGTCGGGGGAATCGGCGTCGAGACGGTCGCACAACTCCCGCAGCCGAGGATTTCCGGCTTCGTTCAGCGCCCGCAGAATGGCGCGGTGGATGACGCCGAGATCGTTGTGCCGTTCCTCGATCGTGATCCAGGCGATGGTCGGTGCGTCCGCACCCGCCAGGACGTCGCGTGCCCAGTCGGCGGCCAGTTGCGTCTTGCCCGACCCGGCGGGAGCGCACACCAGCGCGACGGGATAAGGGTGATCTTCGCTGGTCAGGGCCTCCGTGAGGAGGGTATGCAACCTGGTGCGGGTGACCGTTCGGCCCACCGCACCGGGCGGTATTCGGATACTCGAATGAAACTCGCCGAAATCTACTGCCGTCACGCCGACCCCCAATTCTCGCTGCACCGAGAAACGATCTTCGACAAACGCCAATCACCGGCACACCGCGCGGTGTGTCGATTTTAGCGAGCATGTGTTGATTTGTGTGGGTGAACGCGGCTCCGCCGCCCGTGCGCCTTTCTGGTTGTTCCAGCTACCAAAAAGGCGCACGGGGCGCGGAGCGCCCTACGGCGTGACGATCGGGAATGCCGGATCGGGCGCGTCGACCAGTTCGGTGAGGGCGAGCAACTTGGACGCGTCACCGTCGAAACCGATGTCTTCGAGGCCCTGCCCGGCGAAGAGCCCGAGCAGTTGCGCTTTCGTCAGGGTCACGGTGACATCCGGCTGCACCGCGGTCCGCGGGGAGACGGTCTGGATCAGGGCACCGTTCGACAGCGTCGTCCGGTAATGCACTTCCGGATCGGTGAATCGCCACTCGACCACCAGCGACGTGTCCCACGCGCGGGGACCGTTGATGCGCAGGGCGACCGAGTCGAAGATCTGCTCGATGGTGAGGGCACTCAGCATGTCGGCACCGAGCTCGGTGATCGGGGGAGGCACGATTCCGCCGCGCAGTTCGAGGGCCCCCGTGAGATAGAAGTTGCGCCACGTCGCGTTCTCCGCGCCGAACCCGAGCTGTTCGTACGTGCGGGCGAGCAGTTCCTTCGCGTCGCCGTCCGACGGGTCCGCGAACACCGCGTGCTTGAGGAGTTCCGCCGCGAAACGGAAGTCGCCGTCGTCGAAGTACCGCCGGGCCTTCGCCCGGACCTCGTCCTGACCGCCCATGCACTCGACGTACCGCGTCGCGACGTTTTCCGGCGTGTGCTGCCACAGCGATGTCGGGTTGCCGTCGAACCAGCCCATGTACCGCTGGTAGATCGCCTTGACGTTGTGACTCACCGAACCGTAGTAACCGCGTGCGTGCCAAGCTGATTCGAGTGCGGGTGGCATCGGGAAGTCCTCGGCGATCTCGATGCCCGTCATCCCGGAGTTGAGCATCCGCAGCGTCTGATCGTGCAGGTACTGATACAGGTCGCGTTGCTGCGACAGGAAGGTGACGACGCGGTCGCGGCCCCACGTCGGCCAGTGGTGGGAGGCGAACGCGACTTCGTATCCGCCGTCGAACATCTCGATCGCCTGGTCGAGGTACCGCGCCCAGGCGCGTGGGTCGCGGACCAGGGCGCCGCGCAACGTGAGGAGGTTGTGCAAGTTGTGCGTGGCGTTCTCCGCCATGCACAGTGCCCGATGGTCGGGGAACAGGAAGTTCATCTCGGCCGGCGCCTCGGTGCCCGGGGTCACCTGGAAGACGATCCGGATGCCGTCGACCGTCTCCTCCTGGCCGGTGCGGGTGATGTCCACGCTCGGCGGAATCAGTCCGGGCACCCCGGACGACGGGACGGTGCCGAGGCCGGCGCCGACGTGCCCGCGCGGCCCCTGCGGAAGCAGGTTCCCGTACATGTAGGTGGCGCGGCGCCCCATCGCGTTGCCGGCGTACACGTTTTCGGCGACGGCATGTTCGAGGAAGCCCTCGGGCGCGAGGATCGGCACGTCGCCGCGGCCGTCCGGCAGCACTCCGGTGACGCCGCCGAAGTGGTCGATGTGGGAGTGCGTGTAGATCACCCCCGTCACGGGCCGATCACCCCGATTGCGCCGATACAGCGCCAGTCCGGCCGCCGCGGTCTCCTTGGAGACCAGCGGGTCGATCACCAGGACACCCGTGTCGCCCTCCACGATCGTCATGTTGGACAGGTCGAGGCCGCGCACCTGGTAGATCCCGTCCGTCACCTCGTACAGGCCGTTCTTCGCGCACAGCTGCGACTGCCGCCACAGGCTCGGATCGGCGGTGTCGGGGCAGTCGGCGTCGAGGAACGCGTACGCCTGCATGTCCCACACCGTGCGACCGTCGGCGTTCGTGACGGTGCAGGGGTCGAGACGGTCGACGAGACCGCGGTCGGCGTCCTGGAAATCGGTGGTGTCGGAGAAGTCGGGTGTCATGGTTCTTCCTTCTCGTGTCGCGGCGGGTCGGGGGCGGTGATCGGTACCTGAGGCGTGGGAGAGCTGCTGAGGATCGTGTTCACCCACCTCGTGGAGGGGTCGATGTCGATCAGCAGGGCCTTCGCCATCAGCGTCAGCGGGATGGCCAGGATCGCGCCGAGCGGCCCGAGGATCCAGGTCCAGAACACCAGCGACAGGAATGTGAATGTCACGGACAGGCCGACCGCGTCCCCGACGAACTTGGGCTGGATCACGGACTGGATGATGACGTTGATGACGCTGTACACGACGATGACCGTCAGCATCAGTCCCGGCCCGCCCTGCAGCAGCGCGAGCAGCGCCGGCGGAACGAGGCCGAGAACGAAGCCGACGTTCGGGATGTAGTTGGTGATGAACGACAGCAGCCCCCACAGGATCGGCAGTGGAATCCCCAGCGCCCACAGTGCCCCGGTGTCGATGACGGCGACGATCAACCCGAAGACCGTGGTCACGATCAGGTACTTGCGGGTGCCGACCGAGAACGCTGCGAGGGCGGTGGCGATCTCGGGGCGCATCTGAGTGACGAAGCGCATCCGCGATCCGTACGAACTGCCGTCGACCGCCATGAACAGCAGGAGGACGAGGATGAACAGCAGGTTCGAGAAGATCCCCAGCATCGCCTGCAGGATGCCGTCCACGACGCCGAACACCTTGGTGTAATCCACCTGGGAGAGCAGGGTCTGGGCGTCGGTGGAGTTGACGCCGTGGCTGTTCAGGAAGCTCTGGGCGCTGTCGACGAGGGACGTGAAGTCGTCCGCGTACTGCGGGAGGAGCGTCGCGAGCTGCGCGACCGACAGCGCCAGCGACAGCACGAGGACGACGAGGATGCCGTTGACGACCACGATCGCGGCGATCGTCGCGAGCCACGGCGGCACGCCCTTCCTGTGAAGCCATACGGGGAGCGGATGGACCGCGACGGTCAGCATCAGTGCGAGGAAGATCGGTGCGAGGATCGGTGCCGCCACCTGGATCCCGGCCACGGTGACGACGAGCGCGGCCAGGCCGAGGATCACGATCAGGCCGCGCGGCATCGACCACCGAGAGTCCGGCTCCGCGCCGGATACGTCCTGCGGATCGATCATCGCGTGTCCCTTCGCAACGGCAGGTCCTCCGGGATGCCCCGATTCGACTCTTGCACCACGCCGTCGGCCGCACCTCATCCGTTGCAGATGAGGATCACCCGGCGCGGATGATGCCGCCCGCTCGGCGAGGCCCGACCATTCAACTGTTCGCAAAACACACATACGAGAAGGGCATGGACATGACGACCAATCCCCAATCCAGGACGGACAGCCCTGTGAAGCAGGGTTTTGCAGCAGGAACGTCCCTGGCAGCGGCGATACTTCTGCTGACAGTCGGCGTGATCTCGTTCTTCCAGGGAATCGCCGCGGTCGCCTCCGACAACCTGCTGGTCATCGGCGTCGAGTACACCTACCAGTTCGACACCACCACCTGGGGCTGGATTCACATCGTTCTCGGTGCCGTCCTCGTGATCAGCGCGATCGGTCTCATGACGGGTGCCACCTGGGCCCGCGTCGTCGCCGTGTGCATCGCTGCGCTGTCGATCCTCGCGAACTTCCTGTGGCTGCCTTACTACCCGTTGTGGTCGATCCTGATCATCGCCCTCGACGTCGTCGTGATCTGGGCGGTCACCACCTGGGACACCGCCAGGGACTAGGACGATCACGACATGGTGAGGTCCGCCACCGGCACGTGGCCGTTCTTCGGCTCGCTGCAGAATTACCGGCGGGGGTGGATCAGGCCCGATGTGATCGCGGGCCTCACCGTGTGGGCAGTCCTGGTCCCGGAGGCACTGGCGTACGCGACCATCGCGGGGGTACCGCCCGTCGTCGGACTGTATGCGGCGGTACCCGCGCTGATTCTCTATGCGGCGGCGGGCAGTTCACGGCATCTCGTGGTGGGGCCGATGTCCGCGACGGCCGCGCTGTCGGCGGCCATCGTCGCACCCCTCGCCGGCGCCGACGGTGGGAAGTATGCGGCGCTGTCGGCCGTCCTCGCGATCGCGACGGGAATCGTGGGCCTGCTCGCCGGTCTGCTCCGCCTCGGCTTCGTCGCGTCGTTCATCTCCGAACCGGTGCTGAAGGGGTTCATCGTCGGCCTCGCCCTCACCATCATCATCGGACAGGTGCCGGCGATCTTCGGGGTCGAGAAGGCGAAGGGCAACTTCTTCGAGCAGGCCTGGGGTGTGATCACGCATCTCGGGGACACCGACTGGGGCACGCTCGTCGTCGGCGGCCTCAGTCTGGCGGTGGTGCTGGGTCTCAAACGCTGGTTGCCGCTCGTCCCCGGATCGCTGCTCGCCGTCCTCCTCGGAATCGCCGCGGTCTCGCTGTTCGGTCTCGACGGCAAGGGCGTCGACATCGTCGGGCACATCGATTCCGGGCTGCCGTCGCTCGGGTTGCCCGGCGGCGTCGGATTCGACGATTTCGTCGACCTGATGGGGCCGGCCGTGGGCGTGTTGCTGATCGGGTTCGCGGAGGGACTGGGAGCCGCGAAGACATACGCGGCGAAGGAGGGTTACGAGGTCGTCGCCAACCGCGAGTTGCTCGGCCTCGGCGCCGCAAATCTGGGCGCCGGGCTCTGCTCGGGAATGGTGGTCAACGGCAGCCTCTCCAAGACCGCGGTGAACGGAGGGGCGGGTGCCAAATCGCAGGTCAGCGGACTAGTCGTCGCGGCGCTGACCGTCGTCACGTTGCTGTTCCTCACCGGTCTGTTCGAGAAACTGCCGGAGGCGACGCTGTCCGCGGTGGTGATCGCGGCCGTCATCGAACTCGTCGACATCTCCGCGCTGCGCCGGCTGTACGGCGTCTGGACCGAACGGCTCGGGAGCATCTACGGGCACGCCGCCCGCGCCGATTTCGCCGCCGCGCTCGCTGCCATGGCCGGTGTCCTGCTCTTCGACACCCTGCCCGGACTGGTCATCGGCATCGGCGTCTCCATGCTGCTGCTGCTGTACCGGGCCTCGCGCCCCCACGTCGCGACCCTCGCCAGGCAGGGAACGCTGTGGGTGGACGCCGAACGCCACCCCGACCTGCCGGCCACCCCGCACGTGCTCGTCGTCCGGGTCGAGGCGGGACTGTTCTTCGCCAACGCCGACCACGTCAAGGACCGCATCGAAGAGTTGTGCACCGAGGACACGAGAGTGGTGGTCCTCGACGCCGAGACATCACCGTTCGTCGACGTCAGCGCCGCACAGATGCTGCTGCAACTACGGGACGCGCTCGCCCGGCGGGACATCGAACTGCGGGTCGCACGCGACATCGGGCAGTTCCGGGACACGCTCCGCCACTCCGGCACCGACGCCACACCCGTCGCCCTGTATTCCACCGTCCGCGAGGCGCTCGCGGAATCCGATCGCCCCGGCGAGGGGGCGTGACGCAGCCGCAATGACCGTCTTCGCGCCGACGCTCGTCGGCTACGACAAGCGATGGCTCCGTCTGGACGTCGTCGCGGGCCTCGGCGCCGGAGCGGTCGTGATTCCGCAGGCCATGGCGTACGCCACCATCGCGAACATGCCCGTGCAGATCGGTCTGTACACCTGCATGGTGCCGATGGTCGTCTACGCGATGCTCGGCGGATCCCGCACCGCCAGTGTGAGTACCACCTCCACCATCGCGACCCTCACCGCCTCCACCCTGATCGGCGCGGGCATCGCCGCCGGCTCCGACGACGCCCAGGCGTCGCTGATGACGCTGACGCTGCTGGTGGGCGTGATCCTGCTGTCGGCGAGGTTACTGCGGCTCGGCGCGATCATCGAGAACATCAGCGAGGCAACACTGTCCGGGATCAAGGCCGGAGTCGGGCTGACGGTGGCCGCGAGCCAGCTGCCGAAACTGCTCGGCGTGCCGTCCGATCCGGACGCCACCGGATTCTTCCGCCTCGTGTGGTCGGCGCTCCGGCAGGTCGGTGACGCGAACTCCGCGACCGTGCTGCTGGCCGCCGGATCGATCGCGGCGCTGTACGCGATGGCGAAAATCGTTCCCCGCGTGCCGGGACCGCTGATCGTCGCGGTCGCGGGGATCCTCCTCGTCGCGCTTGCGGGCATCGACGGTCGTGGGGTCGCGCTGATCGCCGAAGTGCCCCGCGGCATTCCGATTCCCGGGATCCCGCCGCTGTCGGACGTCGCCGCGCTGCTGCCGGGCGCACTGGCGATCGCGATCATGGCTTTTCTCGAGACGGTGTCCGTCGGGCGAGGTGTGCGCCGGCCAACCGAACCTCCGATCGACAGCGATCGCGAACTCCTCGCCAACGGAGCGGCGTCGGTCACCGGTGCCTTCTTCCACACCCTGCCTCCGGCGGGCGGATTCTCCCAGACCGCGGTCGCGCTGAGGTCGGGCGCGCGGACACAGCTGGCCGGTCTCGTCACCGCCGCTCTCGCCGTGCTCGTGGCATTGTTGCTCGCGCCGGTGCTGAGCGATCTGCCGCAGGCCACCCTCGGCGCGATGGTGGTGGTCGCGACGTTGGGGTTGGTCGACCTCGGTTCCTTCGTGAGGTTCTGGCGGATCGATCGCACCGAATTCTGGGTGGCGCTGGCGACGGCGCTCATCGGGCTCGTCGCCGGACTGCTGCCCGCGGTCGGAGTCGGTGTGGTGTTCACACTGTATCTGGTTCTGCGCGAGCTGAATCGACCGCACATCGTCCAACTGCAGAAGGACGCCCACGGCCAGTGGCGGGCGGGGGAGGAGGACGCGCCGACCGTCCCTGCCGACCCTCTCGTGCTCCGGCTGAACGTCGGTCTCTACACCGCGAACGTGCGGGCGAACACGGTGGCGATCCGCACCCGCGTGGGAGTGGCCGAGGGCCACGACACGTCGACGGTGCCACACACGCTGATTCTCGATTGCTCACGCCTGCAGAAGGTGTCGCTGACCGTGATGCGCAGCTTCCTCGACCTGCACCGCGAGCTCACGGACGCCAGTGTCACCGTGCTCTTCGCGGAACTGCCCCGCGCCAATCGCGACACGGTGCTCCGCACGGATCCGGGCCGCGAGTTCGACAGCAAGGGCCGGTTTTATCCCACCGTCGACGACGCCGTAGGCGCTGTGCGCCCGTGAGTGGTTGACGAGTCCCTGCACTCGTCAACCACTCACGGGTGGCGGAGCCGCCTACTGGTGGCGCAAGGCCGCGGCGAGCGCGTCCTCGGGGTCGATCAGGTGGTTGTGGTCGTCGTCGCCCAGTTCGATGTCGGCCCAGTCGATCGTGCCGGTGAACCGTCCGCGGGCGGTCTTGTAACCCTCGAACACCGGCATGCCGGTGTCGACCCCGACGTCGAGCCCTTCGTCGAACGAGAAGTACAGCGGGTGGGTCCGTTCGACATGATCCTTGCCCGCCTCGTCGCCGTCGATGTACAGGGTGGCGTCGCCGCCCTTGCCGATGCCGCCGCCGTCGTAGGCGAACTCGACGCGCACCTGGTGCTCGCCCGGGGACAGCGTGGTCGACGACGTGACGGTGGTACGCCGGAGGCCGCAGTAGTTGTAGTGGTACGCCAGCTTGCCACCGACGGTGAGCAATCCCCATCCGCCGGTGCGACCTCCCTGGACGACGATCGCCCCCTCGGCCCCCGAATCCGGGACCTGGATCTGCGCCGTCACCGAGTAGCTGCGGTTCTTGATGTTGATCGCGACGTTCTCCCCGAGCCTGGTCATGCCGGGGAAGAGCCGGAGCTTGTCGCCCCGGACGAGAGTCGGACGCCCGGCGATCACGGGATTCATGCGTTCGGCGGCGCGGTCGTCGAGCGGGAGGACGTTGTGCCGCACAGCCTCGATCAGGAAGAGCTGCTGCAACTCGGCCAGCTTCTCGGGATTGTCGGCCGCGATGTCGTGGGCCTGCGTCCAGTCCGTGGTGGTGTCGTACAACTCCCACACGTCCAGTGAGAAGTCGGGGGCCTGGGCGACCACGTCCCAGGGAGTGCGGTGCTTGGTGACGGCGGTCCAGCCGTCGTGGTAGACGCCACGATTGCCCATCAGCTCGAAATACTGCGTGCGGTGCCGCTCGTCGGCGTTCTCGTCGTCGAACGTGTACGCGAACGACGTACCGTGCATCGGCACCTGGGTGACCCCGTTGACGGTGTGCGGCTGCGCAAGTCCCGCCAGTTCGAGAATGGTCGGGGCGACATCGATGACGTGATGCCACTGGTGCCGGATCTCGCCTCGGGCCTCGATTCCGCCGGGCCAGTGCATGATCGTGCCGTTGCGGGTGCCCCCGTAGTGCGAGGCGACCTGCTTCGTCCACTGATACGGCGTGCACATGGCGTGCGCCCAGCCGACGGCGTAGTGGTTGTAGGCCTCGGGGCCGCCGATCTTGTCGAGGTGCTCGTTCCAGAACTCGACGGTCTCGTATTCGCCGCCACCGTTGGACGCGGTGGTGATCATGTACGTGCCCTCGAGGCCGCCTTCCGCGGAGGCGCCGTTGTCGCCGATGATGTAGAGGATCAGCGTGTTGTCCAGTTCGCCGATCTCCTCGACGGCGTCGACGACGCGCCCGACGTGGAAGTCCGCGTACTCCAGGAAGGCCGCGTACACCTCCATCTGGTGCCGGAGAATCGGTTTCCGCTCCTCCGGGATGTCGTCCCACGCCATGATGCCGTCGGGGCGTGCGGTGAGATCGGAGTCGGGTCCGATGACGCCGAGTTGCAGTTGCTTCCGGAACGTTTCGTCGCGGACGGCGTCCCAGCCCCGGTCGAACTTGCCCTGGTACTTGGCGATCCATTCCTTCGGCACGTGGTGCGGGGTGTGCGTGGCACCCGGCGCGAAGTAGGTGAAGAACGGCTTGTCGGGGGTCAGCGCCTTCTGCTGCTTGATGTAGTCGATGGCCTTGTCGGCCAAGTCGGGCATGAGGTGGTAGTCGGGGTTGTCGGGCGGGAGGACGGTGGTCACCCCGTCGACGAGCGCAGGCTGCCACTGGTTGGTCTCGCCGCCGATGAATCCGTAGAAGCGTTCGAACCCGCTGAACGCCGGCCAGTGGTCGAATGGTCCCGTCGGCCCCGACTCCCACACCGGGACCTCGTGGCATTTCCCGAACTGTGCTGTGTTGTAACCACTCTGGCGGAGAATCTCGGCCAGCGGTGTGCACGAGTTCGGCCGCGTCGACCGGTATCCGGGGGCCGGCGTGGCGGTCTCGGTGATGTGCCCCATCCCGACCGCGTGATGGTTCCGGCCGGTCAGCATCGCCGCCCGGGTCGGCGAGCACAGCGAGGTGGTGTGGAAGCGGGTGTATTTCAGTCCGCCGCCCGCGAGTCGTTCGGCGGTGGGGGTGTTCACGGGACCGCCGAAGGCGCTCGAGGCCCCGAACCCGACGTCGTCGAGAAGGATCAGCAGCACGTTCGGGGCACCGGCCGGGGGACGTTTCGCGGTGATCGCCGGGAGTTTCTCGGTGGCGTGTCTGGCGTCGAAGTAGATCGGCCCCTGGTACTGCTGATCGGGGACGGGGAGGATCGACCCGGGAAGCTCCTCAGGCATGTCGTACGTCCTTTCGCTGGACAAAACAGTCCCCGCTGACGCTAGGACGGTGAGAAGAATTTCGGCTCACACGCTTCGGGTGAAGCCCCGGCCGGTCTCGGCGTGGTCGCATGGACCGAGACCGCGGGACAGGAGAGAGTCGTGGGCATACAACTGCAGGAACTCGCCGCCAAGGCGTGGGTGTACGGTTTTCCGCTGGTCTTCGACCTCGACCAGGTGAACCGCTTCGTGGCGGAGGGGATGGGGAGCCTGGAGGCTGCACCGTTCAACTGTTTCAGTCACGCCCGTTCCCTGGCCGGGCCGCGCGACACCTTCGTCTCGGTCAACAACGACACGATCTATTCGATCGCCCAGATCGACCTCGGTCACGGACCGCAGTTGCTGAGTGTGCCCGACGCCGAGGGGGCGTACTACGTCCTGCAATTCGTCGACGCATGGACCGACAATTTCGCGTATGTCGGCAAACGCGCGACGGGAACGGCCGCCGGTCGTTTTCTGCTGACCGGCCCGGGGTGGTCCGGTGAGGTCCCCGACGGGGCGACGCAGATCGCATTCCCGACCGCGGTCGGCACCATCGTCGGCCGTTGGGCGTGCGACGGCGAGGACGACCTGGAACGGGTGAAAGGCTTGCAATCGGCTCTGACGCTGGAGCCTTTCGGCGACCAGGAACCGGCGGAGGGGCTGCCTGTACCCGACCCGAACGTCCCCGAGGAGCTGCGGTTCTGGGAGAAGCTGCGGGTGTACTCGCAGGCGTACCCGCCCGCCGCGCAGGACCTCGTCGCGCAACAGGCGTTCGCCCCACTGGGATTGCTCGAGACGGGGCCGTCACCGTACCTCGAGGCGCCGCCGGACCTTGCGTCCGTGCTCACGGCCGGGGCCGAGTCGGGGCGTCAATCGCTCACCGCCGCACTGAAATCGGGTGCCGGCGCCGCTGTCGTCAACGGCTGGCAGCTGATGTACCATGCCTTCGACTACAACGACGACTTCTTCGAGGTCGGCACCGTGAACTCACCCGAGTGGCGGATCGACGACCGTTCGAAGGCGCTGGGCCTGCGGGCCGCCGCCGCGATGGCGGGGCTGTGGGGGAACCACGGCTACGAGGCGGCGTACGCGCCGATCTACCACGACAGCGACGGCAACGAACTCTCCGGCGAACACACCTATACCCTCACGTTCGCGCCGACCCCGCCGGTGGACGCGTTCTGGTCGATCACCATGTACGACCTCCCCGAGTTCTTCCTCGCCGGCAATCCCCTCGATCGCTACTCGATCGGTGACCGCACCCCGGGACTGGTGTTCGACGGCGACGGTTCCCTGACCATCACGCTCGGCGCCACCGCCCCGGCCGATCCGGTCGCGCGCGCCAACTGGCTGCCGACGCCGCAAGCCGGATTCCGGCCGATGCTCCGGATGTACAGCCCGAAACCGGAGGTGTTCGACGGGACGTTCGCGCTACCGCCGATCGTCAAGGTCGGCTGACCGGGGTGAACCGATGGGCGATCTGATCTGACTTCTCGTCCCGGAGATGATCGGACTGGGTCGGGTTGATCGCCGGTGTGCTGTTCCTCGTCGTGTCCTTGATCATGCTTACGAGGAAACCGGCACCGGCGGGTGTGATGCCGAAACGGCTGACGACACCCGAGACAGCTACACCGCGGATCGCGTTCGCGGCAGCGTTGGCCCCCGGCGTGATCAATCCCAGCATCTTCATCGTGCTGTCCGGGATGGCCATAATCTCGAGCTCGAACGACCACGCCTGGGTGGCGCGGCACAACC from Rhodococcus opacus B4 encodes:
- a CDS encoding AI-2E family transporter, producing MIDPQDVSGAEPDSRWSMPRGLIVILGLAALVVTVAGIQVAAPILAPIFLALMLTVAVHPLPVWLHRKGVPPWLATIAAIVVVNGILVVLVLSLALSVAQLATLLPQYADDFTSLVDSAQSFLNSHGVNSTDAQTLLSQVDYTKVFGVVDGILQAMLGIFSNLLFILVLLLFMAVDGSSYGSRMRFVTQMRPEIATALAAFSVGTRKYLIVTTVFGLIVAVIDTGALWALGIPLPILWGLLSFITNYIPNVGFVLGLVPPALLALLQGGPGLMLTVIVVYSVINVIIQSVIQPKFVGDAVGLSVTFTFLSLVFWTWILGPLGAILAIPLTLMAKALLIDIDPSTRWVNTILSSSPTPQVPITAPDPPRHEKEEP
- a CDS encoding arylsulfatase, translating into MPEELPGSILPVPDQQYQGPIYFDARHATEKLPAITAKRPPAGAPNVLLILLDDVGFGASSAFGGPVNTPTAERLAGGGLKYTRFHTTSLCSPTRAAMLTGRNHHAVGMGHITETATPAPGYRSTRPNSCTPLAEILRQSGYNTAQFGKCHEVPVWESGPTGPFDHWPAFSGFERFYGFIGGETNQWQPALVDGVTTVLPPDNPDYHLMPDLADKAIDYIKQQKALTPDKPFFTYFAPGATHTPHHVPKEWIAKYQGKFDRGWDAVRDETFRKQLQLGVIGPDSDLTARPDGIMAWDDIPEERKPILRHQMEVYAAFLEYADFHVGRVVDAVEEIGELDNTLILYIIGDNGASAEGGLEGTYMITTASNGGGEYETVEFWNEHLDKIGGPEAYNHYAVGWAHAMCTPYQWTKQVASHYGGTRNGTIMHWPGGIEARGEIRHQWHHVIDVAPTILELAGLAQPHTVNGVTQVPMHGTSFAYTFDDENADERHRTQYFELMGNRGVYHDGWTAVTKHRTPWDVVAQAPDFSLDVWELYDTTTDWTQAHDIAADNPEKLAELQQLFLIEAVRHNVLPLDDRAAERMNPVIAGRPTLVRGDKLRLFPGMTRLGENVAINIKNRSYSVTAQIQVPDSGAEGAIVVQGGRTGGWGLLTVGGKLAYHYNYCGLRRTTVTSSTTLSPGEHQVRVEFAYDGGGIGKGGDATLYIDGDEAGKDHVERTHPLYFSFDEGLDVGVDTGMPVFEGYKTARGRFTGTIDWADIELGDDDHNHLIDPEDALAAALRHQ
- a CDS encoding SulP family inorganic anion transporter, which produces MVRSATGTWPFFGSLQNYRRGWIRPDVIAGLTVWAVLVPEALAYATIAGVPPVVGLYAAVPALILYAAAGSSRHLVVGPMSATAALSAAIVAPLAGADGGKYAALSAVLAIATGIVGLLAGLLRLGFVASFISEPVLKGFIVGLALTIIIGQVPAIFGVEKAKGNFFEQAWGVITHLGDTDWGTLVVGGLSLAVVLGLKRWLPLVPGSLLAVLLGIAAVSLFGLDGKGVDIVGHIDSGLPSLGLPGGVGFDDFVDLMGPAVGVLLIGFAEGLGAAKTYAAKEGYEVVANRELLGLGAANLGAGLCSGMVVNGSLSKTAVNGGAGAKSQVSGLVVAALTVVTLLFLTGLFEKLPEATLSAVVIAAVIELVDISALRRLYGVWTERLGSIYGHAARADFAAALAAMAGVLLFDTLPGLVIGIGVSMLLLLYRASRPHVATLARQGTLWVDAERHPDLPATPHVLVVRVEAGLFFANADHVKDRIEELCTEDTRVVVLDAETSPFVDVSAAQMLLQLRDALARRDIELRVARDIGQFRDTLRHSGTDATPVALYSTVREALAESDRPGEGA
- a CDS encoding DUF7144 family membrane protein, translating into MDMTTNPQSRTDSPVKQGFAAGTSLAAAILLLTVGVISFFQGIAAVASDNLLVIGVEYTYQFDTTTWGWIHIVLGAVLVISAIGLMTGATWARVVAVCIAALSILANFLWLPYYPLWSILIIALDVVVIWAVTTWDTARD
- a CDS encoding SulP family inorganic anion transporter; amino-acid sequence: MTVFAPTLVGYDKRWLRLDVVAGLGAGAVVIPQAMAYATIANMPVQIGLYTCMVPMVVYAMLGGSRTASVSTTSTIATLTASTLIGAGIAAGSDDAQASLMTLTLLVGVILLSARLLRLGAIIENISEATLSGIKAGVGLTVAASQLPKLLGVPSDPDATGFFRLVWSALRQVGDANSATVLLAAGSIAALYAMAKIVPRVPGPLIVAVAGILLVALAGIDGRGVALIAEVPRGIPIPGIPPLSDVAALLPGALAIAIMAFLETVSVGRGVRRPTEPPIDSDRELLANGAASVTGAFFHTLPPAGGFSQTAVALRSGARTQLAGLVTAALAVLVALLLAPVLSDLPQATLGAMVVVATLGLVDLGSFVRFWRIDRTEFWVALATALIGLVAGLLPAVGVGVVFTLYLVLRELNRPHIVQLQKDAHGQWRAGEEDAPTVPADPLVLRLNVGLYTANVRANTVAIRTRVGVAEGHDTSTVPHTLILDCSRLQKVSLTVMRSFLDLHRELTDASVTVLFAELPRANRDTVLRTDPGREFDSKGRFYPTVDDAVGAVRP
- a CDS encoding alkyl/aryl-sulfatase, which encodes MTPDFSDTTDFQDADRGLVDRLDPCTVTNADGRTVWDMQAYAFLDADCPDTADPSLWRQSQLCAKNGLYEVTDGIYQVRGLDLSNMTIVEGDTGVLVIDPLVSKETAAAGLALYRRNRGDRPVTGVIYTHSHIDHFGGVTGVLPDGRGDVPILAPEGFLEHAVAENVYAGNAMGRRATYMYGNLLPQGPRGHVGAGLGTVPSSGVPGLIPPSVDITRTGQEETVDGIRIVFQVTPGTEAPAEMNFLFPDHRALCMAENATHNLHNLLTLRGALVRDPRAWARYLDQAIEMFDGGYEVAFASHHWPTWGRDRVVTFLSQQRDLYQYLHDQTLRMLNSGMTGIEIAEDFPMPPALESAWHARGYYGSVSHNVKAIYQRYMGWFDGNPTSLWQHTPENVATRYVECMGGQDEVRAKARRYFDDGDFRFAAELLKHAVFADPSDGDAKELLARTYEQLGFGAENATWRNFYLTGALELRGGIVPPPITELGADMLSALTIEQIFDSVALRINGPRAWDTSLVVEWRFTDPEVHYRTTLSNGALIQTVSPRTAVQPDVTVTLTKAQLLGLFAGQGLEDIGFDGDASKLLALTELVDAPDPAFPIVTP